The following are encoded together in the Streptomyces flavofungini genome:
- the aceB gene encoding malate synthase A, whose product MSAPAPSPLAIVDAEPLPRQEEVLTPAALAFVAELHRRFTPRRDALLARRAERRAEIARTSTLDFLPETAAIRADDSWKVAPAPAALNDRRVEITGPTDRKMTINALNSGARVWLADFEDASAPTWENVILGQLNMSDAYERRIDFTDERTGKSYSLKDADELATVVMRPRGWHLNERHLTDADGTPVPGALVDFGLYFFHNAQRLIDLGKGPYFYLPKTESHLEARLWNEIFVFAQDYVGIPQGTVRATVLIETITAAYEMEEILYELRDHASGLNAGRWDYLFSIVKNFRDGGQKFVLPDRNLVTMTAPFMRAYTELLVRTCHKRGAHAIGGMAAFIPSRKDAEVNKVAFEKVRADKDREAGDGFDGSWVAHPDLVPIALESFDKVLGDKPNQKDRLREDVSVAAGDLIAIDSLDAKPTYDGLVNAVQVGIRYIEAWLRGLGAVAIFNLMEDAATAEISRSQIWQWINAGVVFADGTPATADLAREVAAAELAAIRAEIGEEAFAAGKWQQAHDLLLQVSLDADYADFLTLPAYEQLR is encoded by the coding sequence ATGTCCGCACCAGCGCCGTCCCCGCTGGCCATCGTCGACGCCGAGCCCCTGCCCCGGCAGGAAGAGGTCCTCACCCCCGCGGCCCTCGCCTTCGTGGCCGAGCTGCACCGGAGGTTCACGCCCCGGCGTGATGCGCTCCTCGCCCGCCGCGCGGAGCGCCGCGCCGAGATCGCCCGCACCTCGACCCTGGACTTCCTCCCGGAGACCGCCGCGATCCGCGCGGACGACTCCTGGAAGGTGGCTCCCGCCCCGGCCGCCCTGAACGACCGCCGGGTGGAGATCACCGGCCCCACCGACCGCAAGATGACCATCAACGCGCTCAACTCCGGCGCGAGGGTCTGGCTCGCCGACTTCGAGGACGCCTCCGCTCCCACCTGGGAGAACGTGATCCTCGGCCAGCTGAACATGAGCGACGCCTATGAGCGCCGCATCGACTTCACGGACGAGCGCACCGGCAAGTCGTACTCCCTCAAGGACGCGGACGAACTCGCCACCGTCGTGATGCGCCCGCGCGGCTGGCACCTGAACGAGCGGCACCTCACGGACGCGGACGGCACGCCGGTCCCGGGCGCCCTCGTCGACTTCGGCCTGTACTTCTTCCACAACGCCCAGCGCCTCATCGACCTCGGCAAGGGCCCGTACTTCTACCTCCCGAAGACGGAGTCGCACCTGGAGGCCCGCCTCTGGAACGAGATCTTCGTCTTCGCGCAGGACTACGTCGGCATCCCGCAGGGCACCGTCCGCGCCACCGTCCTCATCGAGACGATCACGGCCGCGTACGAGATGGAGGAGATCCTCTACGAGCTGCGCGACCACGCCTCCGGGCTGAACGCGGGGCGCTGGGACTACCTCTTCTCCATCGTCAAGAACTTCCGTGACGGCGGCCAGAAGTTCGTCCTGCCGGACCGCAACCTGGTCACGATGACGGCCCCGTTCATGCGCGCCTACACCGAACTCCTCGTGCGCACCTGCCACAAGCGCGGCGCGCACGCCATCGGCGGCATGGCGGCCTTCATCCCCTCCCGCAAGGACGCCGAGGTCAACAAGGTCGCCTTCGAGAAGGTCCGCGCCGACAAGGACCGCGAGGCGGGCGACGGCTTCGACGGCTCCTGGGTGGCCCACCCCGACCTGGTCCCGATCGCCCTGGAGTCCTTCGACAAGGTCCTCGGCGACAAGCCGAACCAGAAGGACCGCCTCCGCGAGGACGTCTCCGTGGCCGCGGGCGACCTGATCGCCATCGACTCCCTCGACGCCAAGCCCACCTACGACGGACTGGTCAACGCCGTCCAGGTCGGCATCCGCTACATCGAGGCCTGGCTGCGCGGCCTCGGCGCCGTCGCCATCTTCAACCTCATGGAGGACGCGGCGACCGCCGAGATCTCCCGCTCCCAGATCTGGCAGTGGATCAACGCGGGTGTCGTCTTCGCGGACGGTACGCCCGCGACGGCCGACCTGGCCCGTGAGGTCGCGGCCGCCGAACTGGCCGCGATCCGCGCCGAGATCGGCGAGGAGGCCTTCGCGGCCGGCAAGTGGCAGCAGGCCCACGACCTTCTGCTCCAGGTCTCCCTGGACGCCGACTACGCGGACTTCCTGACGCTGCCCGCGTACGAGCAACTCCGCTGA
- a CDS encoding serine hydrolase domain-containing protein — MNLRRRLTAAAISAVVVATVTATTATAAPRQDQQPRQDQRPGHEATRKAMDAVVAGGAPGVTARVTDADGVWKAAAGLGDIERGTPRGERDHYRVGSITKTFVATVVLQLEAEGKLDLDDTVGSWLPGVVEGNGHDGDRVTIRRLLNHSSGIYDVNADPEYARKIFSTDFLQHRYDTWTPAQMIAMAMRHAPHNQPGEGVLYSKTNYLLAGLIIEKATGRPYGDEIRRRVINPLRLRGTRVPGTSPTLPRPSSRAYDLLSGAPGGTLHDTTELNPSYAGAAGEMISNGADLNRFYTALLTGKLLPKRQLDAMKTTIPVHPDVPRIRFGLGLVSYRLSCGVTVWGHTGSAPGSSSVAVTSADGRHTLAANANGDRLTSTMALVDAEYCGT, encoded by the coding sequence ATGAACCTGCGCAGACGACTGACGGCCGCGGCGATATCGGCGGTGGTGGTGGCGACGGTGACCGCCACCACCGCCACCGCCGCACCCCGCCAGGACCAGCAGCCCCGCCAGGACCAGCGCCCCGGCCACGAGGCGACCCGCAAGGCCATGGACGCGGTCGTCGCGGGCGGCGCCCCCGGCGTGACCGCGCGGGTCACGGACGCCGACGGCGTCTGGAAGGCCGCGGCGGGTCTCGGCGACATCGAGCGCGGGACGCCGCGCGGCGAGCGGGACCACTACCGCGTCGGCAGCATCACCAAGACCTTCGTGGCCACCGTCGTGCTCCAGTTGGAGGCCGAGGGCAAGCTGGACCTGGACGACACGGTGGGCTCCTGGCTGCCGGGCGTGGTCGAGGGCAACGGCCACGACGGCGACCGCGTCACCATCCGCCGGCTCCTCAACCACTCCAGCGGGATCTACGACGTCAACGCGGACCCGGAGTACGCCCGCAAGATCTTCTCCACGGACTTCCTCCAGCACCGCTACGACACCTGGACCCCGGCGCAGATGATCGCCATGGCGATGCGCCACGCGCCGCACAACCAGCCCGGCGAGGGCGTGCTCTACTCCAAGACCAACTACCTGCTCGCGGGCCTCATCATCGAGAAGGCCACGGGCCGCCCCTACGGCGACGAGATCCGCCGCCGCGTCATCAACCCCCTGCGCCTGCGCGGCACCCGCGTCCCCGGCACCTCACCGACCCTCCCCCGCCCCAGCAGCCGCGCCTACGACTTGCTGTCCGGCGCCCCCGGCGGCACCCTCCACGACACGACGGAGCTGAACCCGTCCTACGCCGGAGCCGCGGGCGAGATGATCTCAAACGGCGCGGACCTGAACCGCTTCTACACCGCCCTCCTGACCGGCAAGCTCCTCCCGAAGCGCCAGCTGGACGCGATGAAGACCACCATCCCGGTCCACCCCGACGTCCCCCGGATCCGCTTCGGCCTGGGCCTCGTCTCCTACCGCCTCTCCTGCGGCGTCACCGTCTGGGGCCACACCGGCAGCGCGCCCGGCTCCTCGTCGGTGGCGGTCACGTCGGCGGACGGCCGCCACACGCTGGCCGCGAACGCGAACGGCGACCGACTGACGTCGACGATGGCGCTGGTGGACGCGGAGTACTGCGGGACCTGA
- a CDS encoding SelT/SelW/SelH family protein — MTDAAETHHVQIEYCTQCRWLPRAAWLAQELLTTFESDLTELTLKPGTGGVFVVRVDDAVVWDRREQGFPEPTAVKRLVRDVVAPGRSLGHAER, encoded by the coding sequence ATGACCGACGCCGCCGAGACCCACCACGTCCAGATCGAGTACTGCACCCAGTGCCGCTGGCTCCCCCGCGCGGCCTGGCTCGCCCAGGAACTCCTCACGACCTTCGAGTCCGACCTGACCGAGCTGACCCTGAAGCCGGGCACGGGCGGCGTCTTCGTCGTACGCGTCGACGACGCGGTGGTCTGGGACCGCCGCGAACAGGGCTTCCCCGAGCCGACCGCCGTGAAGCGCCTGGTCCGGGACGTGGTGGCGCCGGGGCGGAGCCTCGGGCACGCGGAGCGCTGA
- a CDS encoding HipA family kinase: MLREVTAVRYLEPLRAGGSVPGIVEADDLGTYVLKFTGSAQGRKALVAEIVVGELARRLGLRVPELVLAHFDPAVAADEPHQEVRDLLRASAGLNLGMDYLPGARDFTPDTDLDVDPLEAGKVVWLDALTANVDRTVHSSNLMVWPTFATREPRLWLIDHGAALVFHHRWDAATVLATAEKAYDFRQHALGRYGPDTAAADAELAPRVTEELLRDIVADVPEAWLADEPGFATTDALRDAYVTYLTARARASAAWLPSDFPSRAELAAEDARRARATEASRPTWLKRVPNLHGKPDPRPAKRYP; the protein is encoded by the coding sequence GTGCTGCGAGAAGTGACGGCTGTCCGGTATCTGGAACCCCTGCGGGCCGGCGGCTCCGTGCCCGGGATCGTCGAGGCCGACGACCTCGGGACCTACGTCCTGAAGTTCACCGGCTCCGCGCAGGGCCGCAAGGCGCTGGTCGCCGAGATCGTCGTGGGTGAACTGGCGCGCCGCCTCGGCCTGCGCGTTCCCGAACTCGTCCTCGCCCACTTCGACCCGGCCGTCGCCGCGGACGAACCGCACCAGGAGGTGCGGGACCTGCTGCGCGCCAGCGCGGGCCTGAACCTGGGCATGGACTACCTGCCGGGGGCCCGCGACTTCACCCCCGACACCGACCTGGACGTCGACCCCCTCGAGGCGGGCAAGGTCGTGTGGCTGGACGCCCTCACCGCGAACGTCGACCGCACCGTGCACAGCTCGAACCTCATGGTCTGGCCGACCTTCGCCACCCGCGAGCCGCGCCTGTGGCTCATCGACCACGGCGCGGCCCTCGTCTTCCACCACCGCTGGGACGCGGCCACCGTCCTCGCCACCGCCGAGAAGGCCTACGACTTCCGCCAGCACGCCCTGGGCCGCTACGGCCCGGACACCGCGGCCGCCGACGCGGAGCTCGCGCCGCGCGTCACCGAGGAACTCCTCCGCGACATCGTGGCCGACGTCCCGGAAGCGTGGCTCGCCGACGAGCCGGGCTTCGCCACGACCGACGCCCTGCGCGACGCGTACGTCACCTACCTCACGGCCCGCGCCCGCGCCTCCGCCGCCTGGCTCCCCTCCGACTTCCCCTCCCGCGCCGAACTCGCCGCCGAGGACGCGCGGCGCGCCCGCGCCACCGAGGCGTCCCGCCCCACCTGGCTCAAGCGCGTCCCGAACCTGCACGGCAAGCCCGACCCGCGCCCCGCGAAGAGGTACCCATGA
- a CDS encoding VWA domain-containing protein, whose product MITGKRFAAGFCALFAALSMGLAPTSAFADDEPDGADGGSGPVPKVELLLDASGSMRARDIDGKSRMAAAKQAFNEVLDATPEDVELGIRTLGANYRGDDRKTGCKDTEQLYPVGPLDRRDAKAAVATLAPTGWTPIGPALLKAADDLKGGEGSRRIVLISDGEDTCQPLDPCEVARDIAAKGIHLTIDTLGLVPNTKMRAQLSCIAEATGGTYTSIRHTDELTDRVGQLVDRAADPVVTPVAVEGADRCAAAPELRPGLYTDRTGFGEHRWYRVDVEPGQELRASVSVAADRAVADDYGVLMRAVTKHGREIVRGSEAGDGRTDVISTGLRYPKPDQDSDDSDEADTEAVCLQVSHSYAPAAAGGAAAAKGKPGLPVELAVDIVDAPDDASDVAAFGLGRGWWLLGALVLTGFVGGLLWGWVARWRVAVWRTS is encoded by the coding sequence ATGATCACTGGAAAGCGGTTCGCGGCGGGCTTCTGCGCCCTGTTCGCGGCCTTGAGCATGGGGCTCGCGCCCACGTCCGCGTTCGCGGACGACGAACCCGACGGCGCGGACGGCGGGTCGGGGCCCGTCCCGAAGGTCGAGCTGCTGCTCGACGCGAGCGGGTCGATGCGGGCCCGCGACATCGACGGCAAGAGCCGCATGGCCGCGGCGAAGCAGGCGTTCAACGAGGTGCTCGACGCCACCCCCGAGGACGTCGAGCTCGGCATCCGCACCCTCGGCGCCAACTACCGCGGCGACGACCGCAAGACGGGCTGCAAGGACACCGAGCAGCTCTACCCGGTGGGCCCGCTGGACCGCAGGGACGCCAAGGCGGCGGTCGCCACGCTCGCGCCCACCGGCTGGACCCCGATCGGCCCGGCCCTCCTGAAGGCCGCCGACGACCTGAAGGGCGGCGAGGGTTCGCGCCGCATCGTCCTCATCAGCGACGGCGAGGACACCTGCCAGCCCCTGGATCCGTGCGAGGTGGCGCGGGACATCGCCGCCAAGGGCATCCACCTCACCATCGACACGCTCGGCCTGGTCCCGAACACCAAGATGCGCGCGCAGCTGAGCTGCATCGCCGAGGCCACCGGCGGTACGTACACCTCCATCCGGCACACCGACGAACTCACCGACCGCGTCGGCCAGTTGGTGGACCGCGCGGCCGACCCCGTGGTCACGCCCGTGGCGGTCGAGGGCGCCGACCGGTGCGCTGCGGCGCCGGAGCTGAGGCCCGGCCTGTACACCGACCGCACGGGGTTCGGCGAGCACCGCTGGTACCGCGTGGACGTCGAGCCGGGGCAGGAGCTGCGCGCCTCGGTGAGCGTGGCGGCCGACCGGGCCGTGGCCGACGACTACGGCGTGCTGATGCGGGCCGTCACCAAGCACGGCCGTGAGATCGTACGCGGCTCGGAGGCGGGCGACGGGCGCACGGACGTGATCTCGACGGGCCTGCGCTACCCGAAGCCGGACCAGGACTCCGACGACTCCGACGAGGCCGATACCGAGGCGGTCTGCCTCCAGGTCTCCCACTCCTACGCGCCCGCCGCCGCCGGCGGTGCGGCGGCCGCCAAGGGCAAGCCGGGTCTGCCCGTGGAGCTGGCCGTGGACATCGTGGACGCGCCGGACGACGCCTCCGACGTGGCGGCCTTCGGGCTCGGCCGCGGCTGGTGGCTGCTGGGCGCGCTGGTCCTGACCGGCTTCGTCGGCGGACTGCTGTGGGGCTGGGTGGCGCGGTGGCGCGTCGCCGTCTGGAGGACGAGCTGA
- a CDS encoding winged helix-turn-helix transcriptional regulator, translated as MPPRSRRSYDQYCAAARALDAVGDRWTLLIVRELLAGPRRYTDLHADLPGVSTDVLASRLKDMEQGGIASRRRMSAPVSAYVYELTPRGRALLPVLEALGEWGAFDLGERAPTDAVRAHWFALPLRGRLEALGGHGVVQVRLDEGEFLLRLGDAAEGQAVYADGGGEAEPDARIVLGADVCVALARGETAWADAVRSGDAVVVGEGVLAKVLRAG; from the coding sequence ATGCCACCTCGCTCACGCCGAAGCTACGACCAGTACTGCGCCGCCGCCCGCGCCCTCGACGCCGTCGGCGACCGCTGGACCCTGCTGATCGTCCGTGAACTCCTCGCCGGGCCCCGGCGCTACACCGACCTGCACGCCGATCTGCCCGGCGTCAGCACGGACGTGCTCGCCTCACGGCTCAAGGACATGGAGCAGGGCGGGATCGCATCGCGGCGTCGGATGTCCGCTCCCGTCTCCGCGTACGTCTACGAACTCACCCCGCGCGGGCGGGCGTTGCTGCCCGTCCTGGAGGCGCTCGGGGAGTGGGGGGCCTTCGACCTCGGTGAGCGTGCCCCTACCGACGCGGTGCGCGCGCACTGGTTCGCCTTGCCGCTGCGGGGGCGGTTGGAGGCGCTCGGCGGGCACGGGGTCGTGCAAGTCCGGCTCGACGAGGGGGAGTTCCTGCTGCGGCTCGGGGACGCGGCCGAGGGGCAGGCCGTGTACGCCGACGGGGGCGGGGAGGCCGAGCCCGACGCGCGGATCGTGCTGGGGGCGGATGTGTGTGTCGCGCTGGCGCGCGGGGAGACGGCCTGGGCGGACGCGGTGCGGAGCGGGGATGCTGTGGTGGTGGGGGAGGGGGTGCTGGCGAAGGTGTTGCGGGCGGGGTGA
- a CDS encoding pyridoxal phosphate-dependent aminotransferase, with protein MEFRQSSKLSEVCYEIRGPVIEHANALEEAGHSVLRLNTGNPALFGFEAPEEIVQDMIRMLPGAHGYTDSRGVLSARRAVVQRYQALGLDDIDVDDVFLGNGVSELVTMAVQALLEDGDEVLVPAPDFPLWTAVTTLSGGKAVHYLCDEQADWYPDLDDLASKITDRTKALVIINPNNPTGAVYPREILEGMLDLARRHGLMVFADEIYDRILYDDAVHHSVASLAPDLVVLTFCGLSKTYRVAGFRSGWLVVTGPKQHARNYLEGLTMLASMRLCPNAPAQYAIQAALGGRQSIRELTAPGGRLYEQRDRAWQKLNEIPGVSCVKPRGALYAFARLDPKVHAIHDDEKFVLDLLLQEKIQVVQGTGFNWPRPDHFRILTLPYADDLDAAISRIGRFLSGYRQ; from the coding sequence ATGGAGTTCCGGCAGTCGAGCAAGCTCAGCGAGGTCTGTTACGAGATCCGGGGCCCGGTCATCGAGCACGCCAACGCCCTGGAGGAGGCGGGCCACAGCGTCCTGCGCCTCAACACCGGCAACCCCGCGCTCTTCGGCTTCGAGGCACCCGAGGAGATCGTCCAGGACATGATCCGGATGCTGCCGGGCGCGCACGGCTACACGGACTCGCGCGGCGTCCTGTCCGCGCGCCGCGCCGTGGTCCAGCGCTACCAGGCGCTCGGCCTCGACGACATCGACGTGGACGACGTCTTCCTCGGCAACGGCGTGTCCGAACTGGTGACGATGGCCGTACAGGCACTCCTGGAGGACGGCGACGAAGTCCTCGTCCCCGCCCCGGACTTCCCGCTGTGGACGGCCGTGACGACCCTCTCCGGGGGCAAGGCCGTGCACTACCTGTGCGACGAGCAGGCGGACTGGTATCCGGACCTCGACGACCTGGCGTCGAAGATCACCGACCGCACCAAGGCCCTGGTGATCATCAACCCGAACAACCCGACGGGCGCGGTCTACCCGCGCGAGATCCTCGAAGGCATGCTCGACCTGGCCCGCCGCCACGGCCTGATGGTCTTCGCCGACGAGATCTACGACCGGATCCTGTACGACGACGCGGTGCACCACAGCGTCGCCTCGCTGGCCCCGGACCTGGTGGTCCTGACCTTCTGCGGCCTGTCGAAGACGTACCGCGTCGCGGGCTTCCGCTCCGGCTGGCTGGTCGTGACGGGCCCCAAGCAGCATGCGCGGAACTACCTGGAGGGCCTGACGATGCTGGCCTCCATGCGCCTGTGCCCCAACGCCCCCGCGCAGTACGCGATCCAGGCCGCGCTCGGCGGCCGCCAGTCGATCCGCGAACTGACCGCGCCGGGCGGCCGCCTGTACGAACAGCGCGACCGGGCCTGGCAGAAGCTGAACGAGATCCCAGGCGTCTCCTGCGTGAAGCCGCGCGGCGCGCTGTACGCCTTCGCGCGCCTGGACCCGAAGGTGCACGCGATCCACGACGACGAGAAGTTCGTCCTGGACCTGCTGCTCCAGGAGAAGATCCAAGTGGTCCAGGGCACCGGCTTCAACTGGCCGCGCCCCGACCACTTCCGCATCCTCACCCTCCCGTACGCTGACGATCTGGACGCGGCGATCAGCCGCATCGGCCGTTTCCTGAGCGGATATCGCCAGTAG
- a CDS encoding peptidase: MTLCTTCRTPSLTQFASPDLVEKIVYEGHDATDDPAWRVSGAATLEDYGRWCKHLCGITCLRMALGPDAPSLFELRDGAVKYGGYTEDAEGTIRGLIYAPFAEYVRDVHGVDATVHRHLALDEIPALLDAGRTVIVSAHFEIRRPERPAPGRGGHLVLITGRTADGALHFHNPSGIDARTRTAELPVSQFEPFFAGRGVSLGPHADGAATH; this comes from the coding sequence ATGACCCTCTGCACCACCTGCCGCACCCCGTCGCTGACCCAGTTCGCCTCGCCGGACCTGGTCGAGAAGATCGTCTACGAGGGTCACGACGCCACGGACGACCCGGCCTGGCGGGTGTCGGGCGCCGCGACCCTCGAGGACTACGGCCGCTGGTGCAAGCACCTGTGCGGCATCACCTGCCTGCGGATGGCGCTCGGCCCGGACGCGCCGTCGCTGTTCGAGCTGCGCGACGGCGCGGTGAAGTACGGCGGGTACACGGAGGACGCCGAGGGCACGATCCGGGGGCTGATCTACGCGCCGTTCGCCGAGTACGTACGCGACGTGCACGGCGTGGACGCGACCGTGCACCGCCATCTCGCGCTGGACGAGATCCCCGCGCTCCTGGACGCGGGGCGCACGGTGATCGTGTCCGCGCACTTCGAGATCCGCCGGCCGGAGCGGCCCGCGCCGGGGCGGGGCGGGCACCTGGTCCTGATCACGGGGCGCACGGCGGACGGCGCACTGCACTTCCACAACCCCTCGGGCATCGACGCGCGCACCCGCACGGCCGAACTGCCCGTGTCCCAATTCGAGCCCTTCTTCGCAGGCCGGGGCGTATCGCTCGGCCCGCACGCGGACGGGGCGGCCACGCACTGA
- a CDS encoding FAD-dependent monooxygenase, with protein MHSGRVAVVGGSVAGCAMALAAHRGGADEITVYERAGGRLAERGVGLAVHNSRYAELESAGYMDADMPWVQLVRRRWYVRDERASGPLGHPIGTMPFPFRTYNWGPLWGELRRRVPESVEFRTATSVEAVRTGAVGAEVDTAEGTERFDVVVGADGYRSVVRAAAHPGLRAEYAGYLAWRGAYPADRLADPHLWDEEDCVYAVFDGGHVIIYRIPDGVGGHRVNWVLYTAAPPGLDADLGFTSPTSLPPGGLTDALGARLAHVADALLPPYWGAVVRATRPEELFLQPMYDFTAPRYALDRVLLAGDAATVARPHTGAGAVKALQDATVLESAIATATTWPEALESYDTDRTVAGRTMVDLGRRLGRALVERTPRWRELDQAGLESWWKQADGTGAFGGRELRPR; from the coding sequence ATGCATTCAGGCAGGGTCGCCGTCGTCGGCGGCAGCGTCGCGGGCTGCGCCATGGCGCTGGCGGCACACCGTGGCGGGGCGGACGAGATCACGGTGTACGAGCGGGCGGGCGGCCGCCTCGCGGAGCGGGGCGTGGGTCTCGCCGTGCACAACTCCCGGTACGCGGAGCTGGAGTCGGCCGGGTATATGGACGCCGACATGCCCTGGGTGCAGTTGGTCAGACGCCGCTGGTACGTACGGGACGAGCGGGCGTCCGGCCCGCTGGGGCACCCGATCGGCACGATGCCGTTCCCGTTCCGGACCTACAACTGGGGCCCGCTGTGGGGCGAGTTGCGGCGCCGGGTGCCGGAGTCGGTGGAGTTCCGCACCGCCACGTCGGTTGAGGCCGTGCGCACCGGCGCGGTCGGCGCGGAGGTGGACACCGCCGAAGGAACGGAGCGGTTCGACGTCGTGGTCGGCGCGGACGGCTACCGCTCCGTGGTGCGCGCCGCCGCCCACCCGGGTTTGCGCGCCGAGTACGCGGGCTATCTGGCCTGGCGCGGCGCCTACCCCGCCGACCGCCTCGCCGATCCGCACCTGTGGGACGAGGAGGACTGCGTGTACGCGGTCTTCGACGGCGGGCACGTGATCATCTACCGGATCCCGGACGGCGTCGGGGGCCACCGTGTCAACTGGGTCCTGTACACCGCCGCGCCCCCGGGCCTGGACGCCGACCTCGGCTTCACCAGCCCCACGAGCCTGCCGCCCGGCGGCCTCACCGACGCGCTCGGCGCCCGTCTCGCGCACGTCGCCGACGCGCTGCTGCCGCCGTACTGGGGCGCCGTGGTCCGCGCGACCCGCCCCGAGGAGCTGTTCCTCCAGCCCATGTACGACTTCACAGCGCCCCGCTACGCCCTGGACCGGGTGCTCCTCGCGGGCGACGCGGCCACGGTCGCGCGGCCGCACACCGGCGCGGGCGCGGTGAAGGCGCTGCAGGACGCCACGGTCCTGGAGTCCGCCATCGCCACGGCGACGACGTGGCCGGAGGCCCTGGAGTCCTACGACACCGACCGCACCGTGGCGGGCCGCACGATGGTCGACCTGGGGCGGCGGCTCGGCCGGGCCCTGGTCGAGCGGACCCCGCGGTGGCGGGAGCTGGACCAGGCGGGCCTGGAGTCGTGGTGGAAGCAGGCGGACGGGACGGGGGCGTTCGGCGGGCGTGAGCTGCGGCCCCGGTGA
- a CDS encoding glycine/sarcosine N-methyltransferase yields the protein MHPAQKFGENPVEVRETGHYTEEYVPSFVEKWDSLIDWERRAQSEGDFFIDLLRKRGVKSVLDVATGTGFHSVQLLAAGFETVSADGSAEMLSAAFANGMKDGHVMRVVQADWRWLNRDVHGEYDAIVCLGNSFTHLFSERDRRRALAEFYAMLKHDGILVLDQRNYDAILDDGYTSKHKYYYCGEDVSVEPEYVDEGLVRMRYSFPDDSFYHLNMFPLRKDYTRRLMSEVGFQNIETYGDFQHTYRGEQPDFFVHVAEKEYRADDEQDERYSGAVGVARSYYNSADADTFYARVWGGEDIHIGLYDHSGEPIADASRRTVERMAGRLGLTEESVVLDLGSGYGGSARYLASTYGCRVLALNLSEVENQRHKELNRARGLSGLIEVVDGSFEDIPYPDDQVDVVWSQDAFLHSGNRVRVLEEISRVLRPGGQLIFTDPMADDACPPGVLQPILDRIHLDDMGSPGFYARELARLGFVAPTGGFEEHREQLITHYARVLEETERQEAEGLAGQVSHDYLTQMKIGLARWVAAGRDGHITWGILHFRNGA from the coding sequence GTGCATCCGGCTCAGAAGTTCGGCGAAAACCCCGTCGAAGTACGAGAAACCGGCCACTACACCGAGGAGTACGTACCCAGCTTCGTGGAGAAATGGGACTCGCTCATAGATTGGGAGAGGAGGGCGCAGAGCGAAGGAGACTTCTTCATCGACCTGCTGCGCAAACGCGGCGTGAAGAGCGTGCTCGACGTCGCGACCGGCACGGGCTTCCACTCCGTGCAGCTGCTGGCCGCCGGGTTCGAGACGGTCAGCGCGGACGGCAGCGCCGAGATGCTGTCGGCGGCCTTCGCCAACGGCATGAAGGACGGCCATGTGATGCGGGTCGTCCAGGCGGACTGGCGGTGGCTCAATCGCGACGTACACGGGGAGTACGACGCCATCGTGTGCCTCGGCAACTCCTTCACCCACCTGTTCTCGGAGCGCGACCGCCGCAGGGCGCTCGCCGAGTTCTACGCGATGCTCAAGCACGACGGCATCCTCGTCCTGGACCAGCGCAACTACGACGCGATCCTCGACGACGGCTACACCAGCAAGCACAAGTACTACTACTGCGGCGAAGACGTCTCCGTGGAGCCCGAGTACGTGGACGAGGGCCTCGTGCGGATGCGGTACAGCTTCCCGGACGACTCCTTCTACCACCTCAACATGTTCCCGCTGCGCAAGGACTACACCCGGCGGCTCATGTCGGAGGTCGGGTTCCAGAACATCGAGACGTACGGCGACTTCCAGCACACCTACCGGGGCGAGCAGCCCGACTTCTTCGTGCACGTCGCGGAGAAGGAGTACCGCGCGGACGACGAGCAGGACGAGCGCTACAGCGGCGCGGTCGGCGTCGCCCGCAGCTACTACAACTCCGCCGACGCGGACACCTTCTACGCCAGGGTCTGGGGCGGCGAGGACATCCACATCGGCCTGTACGACCACTCCGGCGAGCCCATCGCCGACGCCAGCCGCCGCACCGTCGAGCGGATGGCCGGCAGACTCGGCCTCACCGAGGAGTCCGTGGTCCTCGACCTGGGCTCCGGCTACGGCGGCTCCGCGCGGTACCTGGCGTCGACGTACGGCTGCCGCGTGCTCGCCCTCAACCTCAGCGAGGTGGAGAACCAGCGCCACAAGGAGCTCAACCGAGCCCGTGGCCTCTCCGGCCTCATCGAGGTCGTCGACGGGTCCTTCGAGGACATCCCCTACCCCGACGACCAGGTCGACGTGGTGTGGTCGCAGGACGCCTTCCTGCACAGCGGCAACCGCGTCCGTGTCCTGGAGGAGATCTCCCGGGTCCTGCGGCCCGGCGGACAGCTGATCTTCACCGACCCGATGGCCGACGACGCCTGTCCGCCCGGGGTGCTGCAGCCGATCCTCGACCGCATCCACCTCGACGACATGGGCTCACCCGGCTTCTACGCGCGCGAGCTGGCCCGGCTCGGGTTCGTCGCCCCGACGGGCGGATTCGAGGAGCACCGCGAGCAACTGATCACGCACTACGCCCGCGTGCTGGAGGAGACCGAGCGCCAGGAGGCGGAAGGACTGGCCGGGCAGGTCAGCCACGACTACCTCACCCAGATGAAGATCGGTCTCGCCCGCTGGGTCGCCGCGGGCCGCGACGGGCACATCACCTGGGGCATCCTGCATTTCAGGAACGGCGCGTAG